The Candidatus Tanganyikabacteria bacterium genome has a window encoding:
- a CDS encoding anti-sigma regulatory factor — translation MGSGRRWISRTECGCSRLSRTGAGVPVDARWEVDARVPVSVDADILTARLRGRALAARLGFSSSEQAVVATAISEVARNILEYARRGEITLATILADRRRGLLIIAEDRGPGIADVAQAMQDGYSTSGGLGLGLPGTRRLMDEFSVISVPARGTTVRMVKWTAAPWRPLE, via the coding sequence ATGGGATCTGGACGGCGCTGGATCTCGAGGACGGAATGCGGGTGCTCGCGGCTCTCGAGAACGGGAGCGGGCGTGCCGGTTGACGCGCGCTGGGAAGTCGACGCGCGCGTGCCGGTCTCGGTCGACGCCGACATCCTGACCGCCCGCCTGCGCGGGCGGGCGCTGGCGGCCCGGCTCGGCTTCTCGTCGAGCGAGCAGGCGGTCGTCGCGACCGCCATCTCGGAAGTAGCGCGCAACATCCTGGAGTATGCGCGCCGCGGCGAGATCACCCTGGCGACGATCCTGGCGGATCGCCGGCGCGGGCTGCTAATCATAGCCGAGGACCGGGGGCCCGGCATCGCCGACGTCGCTCAGGCCATGCAGGACGGCTACTCGACCAGCGGGGGCCTTGGTCTCGGGTTGCCGGGCACAAGGCGGCTCATGGACGAGTTTTCGGTGATCTCCGTGCCGGCTCGGGGAACCACCGTTCGAATGGTCAAGTGGACGGCGGCTCCGTGGCGTCCCCTGGAGTGA
- a CDS encoding SpoIIE family protein phosphatase: MVDTASGAVLAVIDGLGHGPEAAAAAQAAAAAIRTNALAPVEVLLERCHGAMAGSRGAVATVAQIARHSGLMRWAGIGNVEGVVARRSAGGSRIAYAPLRGGILGSVFEGARAGQLDLAPGELLALATDGLQGSFVDRLRPGAEPAEMAGELLAAFSRPDDDALVLVARFEGAAP, from the coding sequence GTGGTGGATACCGCGTCGGGAGCGGTTCTGGCCGTGATCGACGGACTCGGTCACGGCCCGGAAGCCGCGGCGGCCGCGCAGGCCGCAGCGGCCGCGATCAGGACGAACGCACTTGCGCCGGTCGAGGTACTGCTAGAGCGATGTCATGGCGCAATGGCCGGCTCGCGCGGCGCCGTGGCGACGGTCGCTCAGATCGCCCGGCATTCGGGCCTCATGCGCTGGGCGGGCATCGGCAACGTCGAGGGTGTGGTGGCCAGGCGGTCGGCCGGCGGCAGCAGGATCGCCTATGCACCGCTGCGGGGCGGTATCCTGGGCAGTGTCTTCGAGGGCGCCCGCGCCGGCCAGCTCGACCTGGCGCCGGGCGAACTGCTGGCCCTGGCCACCGACGGGCTTCAGGGCAGTTTCGTCGACCGGTTGCGACCGGGCGCCGAGCCGGCAGAGATGGCCGGGGAACTGCTTGCAGCCTTTTCGCGGCCTGACGACGACGCGCTGGTGCTGGTCGCGCGCTTCGAGGGAGCGGCGCCTTGA